A genomic segment from Stappia indica encodes:
- a CDS encoding 2-hydroxyacid dehydrogenase: MSLLIAVKGWNPAAWALRLARHLPEHEIRSWPDAVGDPADIRYALAWKAPAEVLAACPNLEVIFSLGAGVDHLLAQPGLPDVPVVRVVDPDLTARMAEWVALQVLLHHRQHLAYAAQQREGVWRDLEQPAARHVRVGLLGLGVLGAEAAKVLVRLGFDVAGWARGPKQIDGVACHAGEAQLGDFLARTDILVNLLPLTPETHGFVDYALVSQLARDGALGGPVFINAGRGGSQVEADLVRALTDGTLRGASLDVFETEPLPSHSPLWKLENVVITPHVAADSDPEAISTYVAEQILAFEAGEALRNTVDRATGY; encoded by the coding sequence ATGAGCTTGCTGATCGCCGTCAAGGGCTGGAACCCTGCCGCCTGGGCCCTGCGCCTTGCCCGGCACCTGCCGGAACACGAGATCCGGTCCTGGCCGGATGCCGTCGGCGACCCGGCCGACATCCGCTACGCGCTGGCCTGGAAGGCCCCGGCCGAGGTCCTGGCCGCCTGCCCCAATCTCGAGGTGATCTTTTCGCTCGGCGCCGGCGTCGACCATTTGCTGGCCCAGCCCGGACTGCCGGACGTTCCGGTGGTGCGCGTCGTCGATCCGGACCTGACCGCGCGCATGGCCGAGTGGGTGGCGCTCCAGGTCCTGCTGCACCATCGCCAGCATCTCGCCTACGCCGCGCAGCAGCGCGAGGGCGTGTGGCGCGACCTGGAACAGCCGGCCGCGCGGCATGTGCGGGTCGGCCTTCTGGGCCTCGGCGTGCTCGGCGCGGAAGCCGCCAAGGTATTGGTGCGATTGGGCTTTGACGTTGCCGGCTGGGCGCGCGGGCCCAAGCAGATCGACGGGGTCGCCTGCCATGCCGGCGAGGCTCAGCTCGGCGACTTCCTCGCCCGCACCGACATTCTGGTGAACCTGCTGCCCCTGACGCCGGAGACGCACGGCTTCGTCGATTACGCTCTCGTGTCGCAGCTGGCACGGGACGGGGCGCTCGGCGGGCCGGTCTTCATCAATGCCGGGCGCGGCGGCAGCCAGGTCGAGGCGGATCTCGTCCGCGCGCTCACCGACGGCACGCTGAGGGGCGCCAGCCTCGACGTGTTCGAGACCGAGCCGCTGCCCTCGCACAGTCCGCTGTGGAAGCTGGAGAATGTGGTGATCACGCCGCATGTCGCCGCCGACAGCGACCCGGAGGCGATCTCGACCTATGTGGCCGAGCAGATCCTT